The segment TCCTAAGTCTGGCGCGGCTACCAATTACGCCACATCCGCAGGTGCGTTCGTTATCGGAATTGCGCTGCAAAGGTAACGGAAAAACTGCAACTTCAAAGAGTGAAATGCTGCTTGTTTTATGCTTTTGGATACTTTAGTTGTTTGTGCGCTATTTTCGAAGTTCGAAATTTTGTCCAAGGTAAAGTTTTCGAACAGTTTCGTCTGCTGCAAGAACCTCTGCGGTGCCGCTTCTGAGGATTTCTCCATCGTACAAAAGGTATGCTCTGTCTGTGATAGATAGCGTTTCGTGCACGTTGTGGTCTGTAATGATAATTCCGATATTTTTTTCAACCAGCTTTTTTACGATGCTTTGAATGTCTTCTACCGCAATAGGGTCTACACCTGCAAATGGTTCGTCAAGAAGAATGAATTTTGGGTCTATTGCTAGACAGCGCGCGATTTCCGTTCTGCGTCGTTCTCCTCCAGAAAGCTGTATGCCGAGACTCTTGCGGATTTTTTGGAGGCTGAATTCGTTAAGTAACGATT is part of the Alistipes sp. ZOR0009 genome and harbors:
- the lptB gene encoding LPS export ABC transporter ATP-binding protein, whose amino-acid sequence is MKLYSKNLVKRYKARTVVKGVSIEVNQGEIVGLLGPNGAGKTTSFYMIVGLIRPNEGEIFLDDENITNMPMFMRAQKGIGYLAQEASVFRTLSVEDNIKTILELTKLSAEEQKEKLESLLNEFSLQKIRKSLGIQLSGGERRRTEIARCLAIDPKFILLDEPFAGVDPIAVEDIQSIVKKLVEKNIGIIITDHNVHETLSITDRAYLLYDGEILRSGTAEVLAADETVRKLYLGQNFELRK